A single region of the Brassica rapa cultivar Chiifu-401-42 chromosome A03, CAAS_Brap_v3.01, whole genome shotgun sequence genome encodes:
- the LOC103859558 gene encoding protein PATRONUS 1, translated as MANMNTLQQMIFPDENAPIHRKKSVAAASVKTKGTVLGQRKKPVGARKALNDITNKSGAHPKASSKNKQLASAAKGEINIAGEMFLHDHSKCIKEQQSLWDDHFSADILLHHDSSSVKGKHPKYDTEMMDGKNNLTCEEPEEIPSPKLTDWLKSSTPWRSPIRHGSMVMPSTPLAWRFDSDEFTLKEDFDDFF; from the exons ATGGCGAACATGAACACTCTTCAACAGATGATCTTCCCTGACGAGAACGCTCCGATTCATCGCAAAA AGAGTGTTGCTGCTGCTTCTGTTAAGACCAAAGGAACTGTACTTGGTCAGAGGAAGAAACCTGTAGGAGCTCGTAAGGCTCTGAATGATATCACAAACAAGTCTGGTGCTCATCCCAAAGCTTCTTCTAAGAACAAGCAACTCGCGTCTGCTGCAAAGGGAGAAATCAACATAGCTGGAGAGATGTTCTTGCATGATCACAGCAAGTGCATCAAAGAGCAGCAGAGTCTCTGGGACGATCACTTCTCTGCTGACATTCTACTCCACCATG ATTCTTCTAGCGTCAAGGGAAAGCATCCCAAGTATGACACAGAAATG ATGGATGGTAAGAACAATCTGACTTGTGAGGAACCAGAAGAGATTCCATCCCCCAAGCTGACTGATTGGCTCAAGAGCTCAACCCCCTGGCGCTCTCCAATACGTCATGGCTCTATGGTGATGCCTTCCACTCCTCTGGCTTGGCGGTTTGATTCAGATGAATTCACTCTCAAGGAAGACTTTGACGACTTCTTCTGA